A stretch of DNA from Oryzomicrobium terrae:
CACGGGGCGGCCTGCCCATCGCTGCCCATCGCTGCCCATCGCTGCCCAAATCGGCGCCCAAGACAGAGCGAAGTAGCGGAGTGGCGCCAAACCCGGCGGCGCAAGCCCCGTCAGTCGTCATCCGTCGCAGCCGCCGGAGGGCGGACGCAACGGGGCGGCCCACCTTCCCGGCGCCCCGACAAACCTCAATGCCGCGTCTGTGCCGCCTCTTCCCGGGCGCGCTTGGCCTCGTCGAGCAGGTAGCGCTGGTAGTCCTCCAGGTCGCCGTCGAAGGGCCCGACGCCGCCCCGGGAGACCAGCCAGAATTCGTCGCACACGGCGCGCAGCAGGGCCCGGTCGTGGCTGACCAGCATCACCGTGCCTTCGAACTCGTTGAGGGCGACGCCGAGGGCTTCCCGGGTGGCCAGGTCCAGGTGGTTGGTCGGTTCGTCGAGGAGCAGCAGGTTGGGCCGCTGCCACACCAGCATGCACAGCACCAGGCGGGCCTTTTCGCCGCCGCTCATGGTGCCCACGGCCTGCTTGACCATGTCGCCGCTGAAATTGAAGGTGCCAAGGAAGTTGCGCAGTTCCTGCTCGCGCCCGGCCACCGGGCCACGGCCGGCGGCGATGGCTTCCTTGGCGAGGCGGGTCATGTGCTCCAGGGGCGTGTCTTGCGGCCGCAGCACGTCCAGTTCCTGCTGGGCGAAGTAGCCGATGTTGAGGCCCTTGCCCTCGGTGACCTCGCCGCTGATCGGTTGCAGGGCCCGGGCGATGGTCTTCACCAGCGTCGATTTGCCCTGGCCGTTGGCGCCGAGGATGCCGATGCGCTGGCCGGCGTGCACCGAGCGGTTAATGCCGCGCACGATCACCGTCGGCGGCGTGCCGGCCGGGGCGTCGTCCGGCGGCGGGTAGCCGATTGTGGTGTCGATCATCGACAGCATGGGGTTGGGCAGGTTGTCCGGCTCCTGGAATTCGAAGGTGAATTCGGCGTCGGCCAGCACCGGGGCGATCTTCTCCATGCGCTCCAGGGCCTTGACCCGGCTCTGGGCCTGCTTGGCCTTGCTGGCCTTGGCCTTGAAGCGATTGATGAAGGATTGCAGATGGGCGATCTTGTCCGCCTGGCGGGCCATGGCGGCCTGCTGCAGCACCATCTGCTCGGCGCGCATGTCCTCGAACTTGCTGTAGTTGCCGCCGTAGCGCACCAGCTTGGCGTTGTCGATGTGCAGGGTGACCTGGGTGATGGCGTCGAGGAATTCCCGGTCGTGGCTGATCATGATCAGGGTGCCCGGGTAGCGCTTCAGCCAGGCTTCCAGCCAGACCAGGGCGTCCAGGTCCAGGTGGTTGGTCGGTTCGTCGAGCAGCAGGATGTCCGACGGGCACATCAGGGCCCGGGCCAGTTGCAGGCGCATCCGCCAGCCGCCGGAAAAGCTGTCCACCGGGTTGTTCAGCTCCGAGACCTTGAAGCCCAGGCCGAGGATGAGGGACTGGGCGCGGGATTCGGCGTCGTTCTCGCCGGCGTCGTAGAGGGCCATGTAGGCCTCGGCCATGCGCATGCCATCCTCGCTGGCCTCGGCGGCCTGGACCTCGTTGCGGGCGGCGAGCAGGGTGGTGTCGCCGTCGATGACGAAGTCGGTGGCGCCCTGGTCGGTTTCCGGCATGTCCTGGGCCACCTGGGCCATGCGCCACTGGCGCGGGATGGCGTAGTCGCCGCCGTCCTCGTGCAGGGTGCCGTTGAGCAGGGCGAACAGGGTCGATTTGCCGGCGCCGTTGCGCCCGACCAGGCCGACCTTCTCGCCCGGGTTGAGGACGACGGAGGCCTTGTCCAGCACCACTTTGGAGCCGCGGCGCAGGGTGACGTTCTTGAGGGTGATCATGAGCGGAACATTCGGGAAGGCCGAGCATGATAGCCACCTTGGCCCGCCCAGTCCCGCGCGGCGTCGATAAACACGCTTTTTTGCCGCCGCAGCGTTTGATTGCACGGCCCCGGCAGGCCAGGCTGGACAGGTGCGAACGCTGGCCCGCGCGCCCTTGCCGGTCACTCCCCAAGGCCGCGTTCACCGCCCTGTTCAGGAGG
This window harbors:
- a CDS encoding ABC-F family ATP-binding cassette domain-containing protein, yielding MITLKNVTLRRGSKVVLDKASVVLNPGEKVGLVGRNGAGKSTLFALLNGTLHEDGGDYAIPRQWRMAQVAQDMPETDQGATDFVIDGDTTLLAARNEVQAAEASEDGMRMAEAYMALYDAGENDAESRAQSLILGLGFKVSELNNPVDSFSGGWRMRLQLARALMCPSDILLLDEPTNHLDLDALVWLEAWLKRYPGTLIMISHDREFLDAITQVTLHIDNAKLVRYGGNYSKFEDMRAEQMVLQQAAMARQADKIAHLQSFINRFKAKASKAKQAQSRVKALERMEKIAPVLADAEFTFEFQEPDNLPNPMLSMIDTTIGYPPPDDAPAGTPPTVIVRGINRSVHAGQRIGILGANGQGKSTLVKTIARALQPISGEVTEGKGLNIGYFAQQELDVLRPQDTPLEHMTRLAKEAIAAGRGPVAGREQELRNFLGTFNFSGDMVKQAVGTMSGGEKARLVLCMLVWQRPNLLLLDEPTNHLDLATREALGVALNEFEGTVMLVSHDRALLRAVCDEFWLVSRGGVGPFDGDLEDYQRYLLDEAKRAREEAAQTRH